One stretch of Bombina bombina isolate aBomBom1 chromosome 7, aBomBom1.pri, whole genome shotgun sequence DNA includes these proteins:
- the LOC128636687 gene encoding olfactory receptor 1496-like, with amino-acid sequence MQISPANDVPPVTEGKQENNKRETVKNSTVLGGFYLKTFNISDKEQLVVFIGVLFMYLLAVLGNVIIITLVSLVSQLHTPMYLFLCSLSVQDIMYVSAFLPKLLAITITGDTSITFSGCITQIFLFSFCIGTEFFLLTSMAYDRYVAICIPLHYPLIMSKTVCALLITVSWFGGFLDAFVFNMMVSHLTFCNKQEINNFFCDVIILLKLSCSDITYIMTLFIPLEATALGFLPFTLIIISYIYIISTILKIRSSSGRLKTFSSCSSHLTVVVLFYGTSMSLNIKPKSENSLEIDKVLSVIYTGVVPMVNPLVYSLRNKEVLKAMKSILKKIK; translated from the coding sequence AAAACAACAAACGTGAGACTGTAAAAAACAGCACAGTATTGGGAGGATTCTATTTAAAGACATTTAATATATCTGATAAAGAACAACTTGTGGTTTTCATTGGGGTTTTGTTCATGTACTTACTGGCTGTACTCGGAAATGTCATTATTATCACACTTGTATCTCTGGTGTCCCAGCTGCACACACCAATGTATTTATTCCTGTGCAGTTTATCAGTACAAGACATCATGTACGTATCTGCTTTTTTGCCAAAGCTGTTGGCCATCACTATCACAGGTGATACCAGCATAACGTTCTCAGGCTGCATTACACAGATATTTCTATTTTCATTCTGCATTGGTACTGAATTTTTCCTATTAACCTCTATGGCTTATGACCGCTATGTGGCCATCTGTATCCCACTGCATTATCCTCTTATCATGAGTAAAACAGTGTGTGCTCTGCTTATCACCGTATCTTGGTTTGGTGGTTTCCTGGATGCATTTGTTTTTAACATGATGGTGTCACATTTAACCTTCTGTAATAAACAAGAAATCAACAATTTCTTCTGTGATGTAATAATATTACTAAAGCTCTCTTGTAGTGACATCACATATATTATGACTTTGTTTATACCATTGGAAGCCACAGCATTGGGTTTTTTACCATTTACCCTTATAATTATTTCCTATATCTATATCATATCTACCATCCTAAAGATCCGATCATCATCTGGAAGACTGAAGACCTTCTCCAGCTGCTCCTCCCATCTCACAGTTGTTGTACTCTTTTACGGAACTTCTATGAGCTTGAACATCAAACCTAAGTCAGAAAATTCTCTGGAAATAGATAAAGTTCTCTCTGTTATTTATACTGGTGTGGTTCCCATGGTAAATCCACTGGTTTATAGCCTTAGAAATAAAGAGGTTTTGAAGGCTATGAAAAGTATTTTGaaaaagattaaataa